One Rosa chinensis cultivar Old Blush chromosome 5, RchiOBHm-V2, whole genome shotgun sequence genomic region harbors:
- the LOC112164016 gene encoding protein GLUTAMINE DUMPER 2, with product MATISPTKLPSTEAPPNMVPPVSPWHYPIPYLLGGLLMMAILVVCALLILDCSFWKRHGGGSNANRDLEPGGESVKVFKDKVLVIMAGNENPTYLATAIPVCLTKSTSFEEELEKIEGDDKEENCEKS from the coding sequence ATGGCTACTATTTCACCAACAAAACTACCTTCGACGGAAGCACCACCGAACATGGTTCCTCCGGTTTCACCTTGGCACTATCCGATTCCATACCTCTTAGGCGGCCTATTGATGATGGCTATTCTTGTTGTTTGTGCTCTCTTGATCTTGGATTGCTCGTTTTGGAAGCGACACGGAGGAGGCAGCAATGCCAACAGAGATTTGGAGCCAGGTGGGGAGTCTGTGAAGGTGTTTAAAGACAAGGTTTTGGTTATAATGGCCGGAAATGAGAACCCTACTTACTTGGCCACCGCGATTCCAGTTTGCCTTACTAAAAGTACTAGTTTTGAAGAGGAATTAGAGAAGATAGAGGGAGATGATAAGGAAGAGAACTGTGAGAAATCGTAA